From Novipirellula artificiosorum, the proteins below share one genomic window:
- a CDS encoding sugar phosphate isomerase/epimerase family protein, with product MIQRRQFLQRGIVATAAGASWMCKPQRTALLADEPNQDASSHLPIGSCRIGLQQAVAAGIDGVEVRVGNAAERLEIADPKTIAKYKEEMQQTGLVVRSLMMGLLNQNPLATDPRGPAWLEQSITAAKQLGAPVILVAFFGKGNLLEDDGRVKQDDVARVVQRLKAAAPLAKEAGVILAIENYFDGEQNERLLDRIDHDSVQVYYDVYNTGTTKGHDVPADIHRLRDRIAQFHFKNGNHFLDHEKEKFEPIAAAVNAIGFQGWAVLETSDPTGDAIADTRRNADFLRGLLG from the coding sequence ATGATTCAACGTCGTCAATTTCTTCAGCGCGGTATCGTCGCGACCGCAGCCGGTGCCAGCTGGATGTGCAAGCCGCAACGAACCGCATTGCTTGCCGATGAACCCAATCAAGACGCATCATCACACCTACCGATCGGCTCCTGCCGAATTGGACTCCAACAGGCGGTTGCAGCTGGCATCGATGGAGTCGAAGTTCGGGTCGGCAACGCTGCTGAACGACTGGAAATCGCAGATCCGAAAACGATCGCCAAGTACAAGGAAGAGATGCAGCAAACAGGTTTGGTCGTTCGTTCGCTGATGATGGGGCTCCTCAACCAGAATCCTCTGGCGACCGACCCGCGTGGCCCCGCTTGGTTAGAGCAAAGCATCACCGCAGCGAAACAACTTGGTGCACCCGTGATTCTGGTCGCTTTTTTTGGCAAGGGCAATCTGCTAGAGGACGATGGACGTGTCAAGCAGGACGATGTGGCTCGGGTCGTCCAACGTCTCAAGGCGGCCGCGCCCCTTGCGAAAGAAGCGGGTGTGATCTTGGCAATCGAAAACTACTTCGACGGCGAACAGAATGAACGTTTGCTCGATCGCATTGATCATGATTCCGTTCAAGTTTACTACGACGTGTACAACACCGGCACAACCAAGGGACATGACGTGCCGGCGGACATTCACCGTTTGCGCGATCGCATCGCTCAATTTCATTTCAAGAACGGCAATCACTTCTTGGATCACGAAAAAGAGAAGTTTGAACCGATTGCTGCTGCAGTCAACGCGATTGGCTTTCAAGGCTGGGCCGTGCTGGAGACGTCGGACCCCACGGGCGACGCCATCGCAGACACGCGACGAAACGCCGACTTCCTGCGTGGGTTGCTGGGCTGA
- a CDS encoding 6-phosphogluconolactonase — MNETDALPCSREKIPCRIFAKASDASIAAAAEIANLIRSRSLEGTMCVLGLATGSSPTRIYEELVRLHQQEDLSFENVIVFSLDEYFPMQPDELQSNARFLREYLIDQVDIDPANVHFPDGSIDKSEVASFCAAYEEKIVNAGGIDLQILGLSRIGHIGCNEPGSERVSRTRMITLDRVTRIDAASDFFGAENVPRHAITMGVGTILEAKQIFLIGFGEGKASIICSTVEQEATSAVPASFLQGHHGIEVFLDEAAASGLTRFATPWLTGPIPWDAMTTRRAVIALAFQTGKAILKLTEADYNEAGFQDLLASHGNAYDINLRVFRHLQSTIVGWPGGKPAHAKQVGDRPGHRDDIFPKRILVFSPHPDDDVISMGGTLIRLVDQGHEVHIAYQTSGNIAVFDNDALRFAEFAADFCREFGIQAEGLDHLEDHVDEFLRHKRSGQVDSEEIQRIKALIRRSEAREGARCCGVCDEQLHFLNLPFYQTGRVKKSPLGRADIQITLDLLRRIKPHQIYAAGDLSDPHGTHRTCLSAILQACIECQSDDWYEACAVWLYRGAWQEWAPEQIEMAVPLSPVEVERKRIAIFKHESQKDRALFPGWDMREFWQRAEARNAETARRYDALGLAEYAAIEGFVRWDGQTGIDL, encoded by the coding sequence CAGAATCTTCGCCAAAGCGTCCGACGCCAGCATTGCGGCGGCAGCAGAAATTGCCAACTTGATCCGCTCGCGGAGTCTCGAAGGGACGATGTGTGTGTTGGGTTTGGCGACCGGTTCCTCGCCCACACGCATTTATGAAGAATTGGTTCGCTTGCATCAACAGGAAGACTTGTCGTTCGAGAACGTGATTGTGTTCAGTTTGGACGAGTACTTTCCGATGCAACCCGATGAATTGCAAAGTAACGCTCGGTTTCTACGAGAATACCTGATTGACCAAGTCGATATTGATCCGGCGAACGTGCATTTTCCCGACGGCTCGATCGACAAGTCCGAGGTTGCGTCTTTCTGTGCCGCCTACGAAGAAAAGATCGTTAACGCGGGTGGCATTGATCTGCAGATTTTGGGACTCAGTCGGATTGGACACATCGGTTGCAACGAGCCGGGAAGCGAACGGGTCAGCCGAACTCGGATGATTACGTTGGACCGCGTGACTCGAATCGATGCAGCGAGCGATTTTTTTGGGGCCGAGAATGTTCCCCGTCACGCGATCACGATGGGCGTTGGAACCATTTTGGAAGCGAAACAGATTTTCTTGATCGGTTTTGGGGAGGGCAAAGCATCCATCATTTGCAGTACCGTGGAGCAGGAAGCGACGTCGGCGGTTCCGGCATCGTTCTTGCAAGGTCACCACGGTATCGAAGTCTTCTTGGACGAAGCAGCAGCTTCTGGGTTGACTCGGTTTGCCACTCCTTGGCTGACGGGCCCGATTCCATGGGACGCAATGACCACGCGCCGAGCCGTGATCGCGTTGGCGTTTCAAACGGGTAAGGCGATTTTGAAATTGACCGAAGCCGATTACAACGAAGCGGGATTTCAGGATCTGTTGGCCAGTCACGGAAACGCATACGACATCAACCTGCGGGTGTTTCGGCATCTTCAAAGCACGATCGTCGGATGGCCTGGCGGTAAACCGGCTCATGCGAAACAGGTGGGCGACCGACCTGGGCATCGCGATGACATTTTTCCTAAACGGATCCTTGTCTTTTCGCCACATCCAGACGATGACGTGATTTCGATGGGCGGAACTCTGATCCGATTGGTCGATCAGGGACATGAGGTACACATCGCCTATCAAACCAGTGGCAACATTGCGGTGTTTGACAACGATGCGCTTCGATTTGCTGAGTTTGCGGCTGATTTTTGTCGTGAATTCGGGATTCAAGCTGAGGGATTGGACCACCTGGAAGATCACGTCGACGAGTTTCTACGGCACAAACGATCCGGCCAAGTTGACAGTGAAGAGATTCAGCGAATCAAGGCATTGATCCGCCGTAGTGAAGCACGTGAAGGTGCCCGATGCTGCGGTGTTTGTGATGAGCAACTGCACTTTTTGAACTTGCCGTTCTACCAAACCGGTCGAGTCAAAAAGTCGCCTTTGGGCCGCGCGGACATTCAAATCACCCTCGACCTCCTTCGTCGTATCAAGCCCCACCAAATCTATGCTGCTGGTGATTTGTCCGACCCCCATGGAACCCACCGAACATGCCTCAGCGCGATCTTGCAAGCGTGTATCGAGTGCCAAAGCGATGATTGGTATGAAGCTTGTGCCGTATGGTTGTATCGGGGTGCGTGGCAAGAGTGGGCACCGGAGCAGATCGAGATGGCGGTGCCCCTGAGTCCTGTCGAAGTTGAACGCAAAAGGATTGCCATCTTCAAGCATGAATCGCAGAAGGACCGTGCTTTGTTCCCCGGATGGGACATGCGTGAGTTCTGGCAGCGTGCCGAAGCTCGCAACGCGGAAACCGCCCGTCGGTATGACGCGCTTGGGCTCGCTGAGTACGCGGCGATCGAAGGGTTTGTCCGCTGGGATGGCCAAACCGGAATTGACTTGTAG